The Gillisia sp. Hel_I_86 genome has a segment encoding these proteins:
- a CDS encoding universal stress protein — MKTILIPIDFSKESEKALSVGATIAKRISAKLVLAHMTGLNDSSLGTAPVHNATKKLYYSKLATKRFDEFLEKDFLKDVLVEPIMQHHVDFSSISLLADDISAALIVMGSSGSNGLSEVTTGSNTEKVVRRSNVPVLVVKKNKLNFSSETILFASDFKEESLDAYKRVSEIAKMLKAKINLLYINLPGKDFRSTKEMDEVLFAFFTRAQHPDPVGAIKIVNRYADFSIEEGIYNFSQLVAADIIAIPTHGRKGISHLIHGSISEDVANHSIIPVLTLRI, encoded by the coding sequence ATGAAAACAATCCTTATTCCAATAGATTTTTCAAAAGAATCAGAGAAGGCACTTTCTGTAGGCGCCACCATCGCAAAACGTATATCGGCCAAACTTGTCCTAGCGCATATGACAGGTTTAAATGATAGCTCTTTGGGGACAGCTCCTGTACATAATGCCACTAAGAAACTTTATTATTCTAAACTCGCGACAAAACGCTTTGATGAATTTTTGGAAAAAGATTTTCTAAAAGATGTTCTAGTTGAACCTATAATGCAGCACCATGTTGACTTTAGTAGTATAAGCTTACTTGCCGATGATATTTCAGCAGCTCTAATTGTTATGGGCTCAAGTGGCAGTAATGGACTGTCAGAAGTCACCACTGGAAGCAATACCGAGAAAGTAGTTCGTAGGTCGAATGTGCCAGTCTTGGTAGTCAAGAAAAACAAACTTAATTTTTCATCAGAGACCATATTGTTCGCAAGTGATTTTAAAGAAGAAAGTCTCGATGCGTATAAGCGAGTCTCGGAAATTGCTAAAATGTTGAAAGCCAAAATCAATCTTCTTTATATTAATCTTCCAGGAAAAGACTTTAGGAGTACCAAAGAAATGGATGAAGTTTTGTTTGCTTTTTTCACTAGAGCGCAACATCCAGATCCTGTAGGAGCTATTAAAATAGTTAATCGTTATGCTGATTTTTCAATTGAAGAAGGAATCTATAATTTTTCGCAGTTGGTTGCTGCCGATATTATCGCAATTCCCACCCACGGTAGAAAAGGGATATCACATTTAATTCACGGCAGCATAAGCGAGGATGTGGCAAACCACTCAATAATCCCTGTGCTTACTTTAAGGATATAA
- a CDS encoding IS4 family transposase, producing MRRGFTGLGDKRLVYRGNKILSDLFSKSVHSIRQLSRNESDAKAVYRFLQNDRVSEGDIVENLVHNCQMACAGKFVVCIQDTTEVNLSSHGNRINKDGFVGTTNAKNSQGLGFFIHPSLVLDAVSGTPYGYSDIKIWNRPLEFASKHERQYGKLPIEEKESYKWIEVSKNTQASLRGVVAGMVIVQDREGDIYEQFATIPDAQTDLLIRARTDRTLADGSKLFSCLADQPYQGSYEVQVDACAKTRRKKRIAKIEIRYKEVELKRTRAASKAVAPSIKLYLVEAKEANRTGPDRVCWRLLTSLPIETLEMAEMCVEWYKWRWTIEEVFKILKKEGYNIEASELEYGSSVRKLSLLIMEVIIKLFLMRLAYAVPEGEMSADSCFTEEEQTFLEHQIIRLEGRTEKQKNPYKEKGLKRYVWAIARLGGWKGYESKRHPGITTLWIGLKYFKAAMEGWTIHKDVSTR from the coding sequence ATGAGAAGGGGGTTCACAGGCTTAGGGGATAAACGGTTGGTTTATCGGGGCAACAAGATTTTATCGGACCTGTTCAGCAAGAGCGTCCATTCGATCCGTCAGCTCAGCAGGAACGAATCAGACGCAAAGGCCGTTTACCGTTTTTTGCAGAACGATAGGGTCAGTGAAGGAGATATAGTAGAGAACTTGGTACATAATTGCCAGATGGCTTGTGCGGGCAAATTTGTTGTCTGTATCCAAGATACCACGGAGGTCAACCTAAGCAGCCATGGTAATAGGATCAATAAAGATGGCTTTGTGGGCACGACCAATGCGAAGAATTCCCAGGGACTGGGGTTCTTCATCCACCCAAGTTTGGTCTTGGATGCCGTGAGCGGCACCCCCTACGGCTATTCTGATATAAAGATCTGGAACAGGCCCTTGGAGTTCGCATCAAAGCATGAAAGACAGTACGGCAAGCTGCCCATAGAAGAAAAAGAGTCCTATAAGTGGATAGAAGTTTCCAAAAACACACAGGCCTCGCTAAGGGGCGTGGTAGCGGGAATGGTGATCGTACAAGATAGGGAAGGCGATATCTACGAACAGTTTGCAACCATACCAGATGCACAAACAGATCTATTGATAAGGGCCCGTACGGATAGGACCTTGGCGGATGGGTCAAAATTGTTTAGCTGCCTGGCGGACCAACCCTATCAAGGATCCTATGAGGTACAGGTGGATGCCTGTGCAAAGACCAGAAGAAAAAAAAGGATTGCAAAAATTGAAATCAGATATAAAGAGGTGGAACTTAAAAGGACCAGGGCGGCAAGCAAAGCAGTGGCACCCAGCATAAAACTATACCTGGTAGAGGCCAAAGAGGCGAACCGTACCGGGCCGGACAGGGTGTGCTGGAGGTTGTTGACAAGCCTGCCCATAGAGACTCTGGAAATGGCAGAAATGTGCGTGGAATGGTATAAGTGGAGGTGGACCATAGAAGAGGTGTTCAAGATATTAAAAAAAGAGGGCTACAATATCGAGGCGTCAGAGCTGGAGTATGGGTCATCGGTAAGAAAACTGAGCTTGTTGATAATGGAGGTCATCATCAAACTGTTCTTGATGCGGCTGGCGTATGCGGTACCAGAAGGAGAGATGAGCGCCGATAGCTGTTTCACGGAAGAAGAACAAACGTTTTTAGAGCACCAGATAATAAGACTGGAAGGTAGGACAGAGAAACAAAAAAACCCGTATAAGGAAAAAGGGCTAAAGAGATATGTTTGGGCGATAGCAAGACTTGGCGGATGGAAAGGCTATGAAAGCAAAAGGCATCCGGGCATAACGACCCTATGGATAGGATTGAAATATTTTAAGGCTGCCATGGAAGGGTGGACCATTCATAAAGATGTGTCCACACGATAG
- a CDS encoding adenosylcobalamin-dependent ribonucleoside-diphosphate reductase produces MKTTTPKIPAKTYTQEEAFKASVAYFKGDELAARVWINKYALKDSYGNIYESTPHEMHIRLAKEIARIEANYANPMTEEEILGLIENFKYIVPQGSPMAGIGNKYQIGSLSNCFVIGNEGDSDSYGSIMKIDQEQVQLMKRRGGVGHDLSHIRPKGSPVKNSALTSTGLVPFMERYSNSTREVAQDGRRGALMLSVSINHPDAESFIDAKMEQGKVTGANVSVRIDDDFMKAVKNKSSYVQKYPIHSEAPKYTKEIEAGKIWDKIVHNAWRSAEPGILFWDTITRESVPDCYADLGYKTVSTNPCGEIPLCPYDSCRLLAINLFSYVENPFTEQASFNFDLFKKHVAAAQRIMDDIIDLELEKIDNILAKIDADPENEEIKRVERNLWLEIRKKAREGRRTGVGITAEGDMLAGLGIKYGSEKGIEFSVKIHKTLAIEAYRSSVTMAKERGAFSFYDSEREKNNPFIQRIKNEDEKLYFEMMEYGRRNVALLTIAPTGTTSLMTQTTSGIEPVFLPVYKRRRKVNPNDKEVRVDYVDETGDSWEEYVVFHHRFKEWMEVNGYEIDKNYTQKDLDKLVKKSPYYKATSNDIDWMSKVKMQGAVQKWVDHSISVTINLPNDATEELVGNLYMKAWEEGCKGVTVYRDGSRSGVLISNEEKKDEKNEFTNFPTKRPQTLEADVVRFQNNKEKWIAFIGLMDDRPYEIFTGFADDEDGILIPRWVNQGVIIKNKDGGGNSRYDFQYQNQRGYKTTIEGLSHKFDPEFWNYAKLISSTLRHGMPIEKAVDLINSLQLDNESINTWKNGVARALKRYVADGTEAKGQKCANCNSTNLIYQEGCLTCKDCGSSKCG; encoded by the coding sequence ATGAAAACCACAACCCCAAAAATCCCGGCCAAAACCTATACACAAGAGGAGGCTTTTAAAGCTTCTGTAGCATATTTTAAAGGAGATGAACTCGCAGCGAGGGTTTGGATCAACAAGTATGCTTTAAAGGATTCCTACGGCAATATTTATGAAAGCACTCCGCACGAAATGCATATTAGGCTAGCAAAGGAAATTGCACGGATCGAAGCAAATTATGCCAATCCCATGACCGAGGAAGAAATTTTGGGTTTGATAGAAAATTTCAAATATATCGTGCCACAGGGAAGTCCAATGGCAGGAATAGGAAACAAGTACCAGATAGGGTCTTTATCAAACTGCTTTGTGATAGGCAATGAAGGCGACAGCGATTCCTATGGTAGTATTATGAAAATTGACCAGGAACAGGTGCAGTTGATGAAAAGGCGCGGGGGCGTGGGCCACGATCTTTCACATATTCGCCCAAAAGGATCCCCTGTAAAGAATTCTGCCCTCACCTCTACCGGGCTCGTTCCTTTTATGGAGCGATATTCCAACTCCACCAGGGAAGTCGCACAGGACGGGAGAAGAGGCGCCCTAATGCTTTCTGTCTCCATCAATCATCCCGATGCCGAGAGTTTCATAGATGCAAAGATGGAGCAGGGAAAGGTTACAGGAGCAAATGTTTCAGTGAGGATCGATGACGACTTCATGAAAGCAGTAAAAAACAAAAGCAGCTATGTACAAAAGTACCCCATTCATAGTGAGGCCCCAAAATATACCAAGGAAATAGAGGCAGGGAAAATCTGGGATAAAATCGTTCATAACGCTTGGCGATCTGCAGAGCCCGGAATCCTGTTTTGGGATACCATTACCCGTGAATCTGTGCCCGATTGCTATGCAGACCTTGGGTATAAAACCGTTTCAACCAATCCTTGTGGGGAAATTCCCTTATGTCCTTATGATTCTTGTAGGCTTCTCGCAATCAATTTATTTTCGTATGTCGAAAATCCTTTTACAGAGCAAGCTTCCTTTAATTTTGATTTGTTCAAGAAACACGTAGCAGCTGCCCAAAGGATCATGGACGACATTATTGACCTGGAGCTTGAAAAAATTGACAATATCTTGGCAAAAATTGATGCCGATCCGGAAAATGAAGAGATTAAAAGGGTAGAAAGAAATTTATGGTTGGAGATCAGGAAAAAAGCACGGGAAGGAAGGCGCACAGGGGTTGGCATAACTGCTGAAGGCGATATGCTTGCAGGACTGGGAATAAAGTACGGTAGTGAGAAAGGAATAGAATTTTCAGTAAAAATCCATAAAACCCTTGCGATCGAAGCATATAGAAGTTCGGTTACCATGGCCAAAGAACGCGGAGCTTTTAGTTTTTACGATTCAGAAAGGGAAAAGAACAATCCTTTTATCCAGAGGATCAAAAATGAAGATGAAAAACTTTATTTTGAAATGATGGAATATGGTCGTAGAAATGTTGCATTATTGACCATTGCCCCTACGGGTACCACAAGTTTAATGACCCAAACCACCTCTGGAATTGAACCGGTATTCCTACCGGTCTATAAAAGAAGAAGAAAAGTAAATCCAAATGATAAAGAGGTCCGTGTAGATTATGTTGATGAAACTGGGGATTCTTGGGAAGAATATGTAGTTTTCCATCATAGATTTAAAGAATGGATGGAAGTAAACGGATATGAAATCGATAAAAATTACACCCAAAAAGATCTGGACAAGCTGGTAAAAAAATCACCTTATTACAAGGCCACATCCAATGATATTGACTGGATGAGCAAGGTAAAAATGCAGGGAGCAGTACAAAAATGGGTAGATCACTCCATAAGCGTGACAATTAATTTACCAAATGATGCCACCGAAGAATTGGTGGGCAATCTATATATGAAAGCTTGGGAAGAAGGCTGCAAAGGCGTTACCGTATATCGTGATGGATCCAGATCGGGGGTTTTGATCTCTAATGAAGAGAAGAAAGACGAGAAAAATGAATTTACGAATTTTCCAACAAAGCGTCCGCAGACGCTGGAGGCAGACGTTGTTAGGTTCCAAAACAATAAAGAAAAATGGATCGCTTTTATAGGGTTGATGGATGATCGCCCTTATGAGATCTTTACTGGTTTTGCCGATGATGAGGATGGAATTTTGATTCCGAGATGGGTAAATCAGGGAGTGATCATTAAGAACAAAGATGGAGGGGGAAATTCCCGTTATGATTTTCAATATCAAAATCAGCGGGGCTATAAAACAACCATTGAAGGCCTGTCCCATAAATTTGATCCCGAATTTTGGAACTATGCCAAACTGATCTCCAGTACCCTTCGTCATGGAATGCCCATTGAAAAAGCAGTAGATCTTATCAACAGTCTGCAACTGGATAACGAATCCATCAATACTTGGAAAAACGGAGTGGCAAGAGCATTAAAAAGATATGTAGCAGATGGTACCGAAGCAAAAGGCCAGAAGTGCGCCAATTGTAATTCCACCAATCTTATTTATCAGGAAGGTTGCTTAACATGCAAAGACTGTGGCTCTTCCAAGTGCGGATAA
- a CDS encoding glycogen synthase, whose translation MKIIHISAECYPIAKVGGLADVVGALPKYQNNTGTTSRVVMPFYNNKFSKEHKFKTVHEGNLELGTDFLSFKILIPENSDLGFELFLVDIPNLLFKDYVYSEKDTERFLAFQIAALDWILQNKQLPEIVHCHDHHTGLIPFMMSHAIKYKKLKNIPSVFTIHNAQYQGWFSHDKIELIPAFPLSHIGLLDWDNCINPLATAIKCAWRVTTVSPSYMEELKLKANGLESLINSESQKCIGILNGIDTKVWNPGDDDLIVAKYGTDDCDAGKQASKEWLCKKFNLDFKKPLFVFIGRLVEEKGADLFPELFDLALKRLDISILLLGSGNKEVEKQLMQLTNKYPKNYNAFIGYDEALSHKMYAGADFLLMPSRVEPCGLNQMYSLRYGTIPIVNKIGGLKDTVVDISDGGFGFLHTENTVKGIFDSIKRATKYYSDSSKFKETRKTIMQIDHSWDESAQQYVTLYKSLIKQT comes from the coding sequence ATGAAGATTATACATATTAGTGCCGAATGTTATCCCATTGCTAAAGTTGGAGGACTGGCAGATGTTGTAGGGGCTTTGCCCAAATATCAAAATAATACGGGGACCACGAGCCGTGTGGTGATGCCGTTCTATAACAACAAGTTCAGTAAAGAACATAAGTTTAAAACCGTTCATGAGGGGAATTTAGAATTGGGAACCGACTTCTTGAGTTTTAAAATTTTAATTCCGGAAAACAGTGACTTGGGATTTGAACTCTTTTTAGTAGATATCCCCAATTTATTATTTAAAGATTATGTGTATTCTGAAAAGGACACCGAAAGGTTTTTGGCTTTTCAGATTGCTGCCTTGGATTGGATCCTTCAGAACAAGCAATTGCCGGAAATAGTACATTGTCATGATCATCATACAGGGTTAATTCCTTTTATGATGTCTCATGCAATTAAGTATAAAAAGTTAAAGAATATCCCTTCCGTATTTACCATTCATAATGCCCAATATCAGGGCTGGTTTTCACACGATAAAATAGAGTTGATCCCTGCGTTTCCTTTGTCCCACATCGGATTATTGGATTGGGACAATTGTATAAATCCGTTGGCCACAGCAATTAAGTGTGCTTGGCGGGTTACTACTGTTTCCCCAAGTTATATGGAAGAATTGAAGTTGAAGGCAAATGGGTTGGAAAGTTTAATTAATTCAGAAAGTCAGAAATGTATTGGGATCTTGAACGGAATAGATACAAAAGTTTGGAACCCTGGAGACGATGATCTAATTGTGGCGAAATATGGAACTGACGATTGCGATGCCGGGAAACAGGCTTCAAAGGAGTGGTTGTGTAAAAAATTCAATCTAGATTTTAAAAAACCCTTATTTGTTTTTATTGGTAGGCTTGTGGAGGAAAAAGGTGCCGATCTTTTCCCTGAACTATTTGACTTGGCATTGAAAAGACTAGATATTTCTATCTTATTATTGGGTTCCGGAAACAAAGAAGTAGAAAAGCAATTGATGCAACTCACCAATAAGTATCCTAAAAACTATAATGCTTTTATCGGCTATGATGAGGCGCTCTCGCATAAAATGTATGCAGGCGCCGATTTTTTGTTAATGCCTTCTCGCGTGGAGCCTTGCGGACTTAACCAGATGTACTCACTTAGATATGGCACCATCCCTATTGTAAATAAAATAGGAGGTTTAAAAGATACTGTGGTTGATATCTCCGATGGTGGATTTGGATTTTTGCATACTGAAAACACGGTCAAGGGGATTTTTGATTCCATAAAAAGAGCAACCAAATATTATAGCGATTCTTCAAAATTTAAAGAAACCAGAAAAACGATCATGCAAATAGATCATTCCTGGGATGAGTCTGCACAGCAATATGTTACTTTATATAAATCTTTAATTAAGCAAACATGA
- a CDS encoding glucose-1-phosphate adenylyltransferase, which translates to MINDKVLAIIMGGGQGSRLYPLTATRSKPAVPIAGKYRLVDIPISNCINSDIKRMFVLTQFNSASLNTHIKNTYHFSFFSAAFVDVLAAEQTLQNNTWFQGTADAVRQSMHHFLNHDFEYALILSGDQLYQMDFNDMLEAHVKSNAKISIATLPVSEKDATSFGILKTDESNLITSFIEKPKTDLLKDWTSPVSDEMKAEGRNHLASMGIYIFNKDLLVDLMNDPNTVDFGKEIIPQNIQKHKTLSYQFEGYWTDIGNIESFFEANLGLTDDIPEFDLYNNSKRIYTHARLLPTTKISGTVLNKAVIADGCLINAAKIERSVIGIRSRIGSGTQVSNTYMMGCDSYQTLKELSERDTKIPMGIGENCSINNAILDKNCCIGNNVKINGNVQLEEKETETYYIKEGIVVIKKGAVIPDDYEI; encoded by the coding sequence ATGATCAATGACAAAGTATTAGCAATTATTATGGGAGGTGGGCAAGGTTCCAGATTGTATCCGTTAACTGCAACAAGGTCAAAGCCGGCAGTACCCATAGCTGGAAAATACAGGCTGGTGGATATTCCTATTTCCAATTGTATCAACTCCGATATAAAGCGGATGTTCGTGCTTACACAGTTTAACTCGGCATCATTGAACACGCATATCAAGAACACCTATCATTTTAGTTTTTTTAGTGCTGCTTTTGTAGATGTGTTGGCAGCAGAACAAACGCTTCAAAACAATACGTGGTTTCAAGGAACTGCAGATGCGGTGAGACAGAGCATGCACCATTTTTTAAATCATGATTTTGAATATGCGCTAATACTTTCTGGAGATCAATTGTATCAAATGGATTTTAATGATATGCTGGAAGCACATGTAAAAAGCAACGCAAAAATATCTATAGCCACTTTGCCGGTTTCCGAAAAGGATGCCACTTCCTTTGGAATTCTTAAAACTGATGAAAGCAACTTGATAACCTCATTTATAGAAAAACCCAAGACAGATCTTCTAAAGGATTGGACTTCGCCTGTAAGTGACGAGATGAAAGCAGAAGGAAGAAATCATTTGGCTTCCATGGGGATCTATATCTTTAATAAAGACCTTTTGGTGGATCTCATGAATGATCCCAATACCGTTGACTTTGGAAAAGAAATTATTCCGCAGAATATCCAGAAACATAAAACGCTTAGCTATCAATTTGAAGGTTATTGGACAGATATAGGAAATATCGAGTCCTTTTTTGAAGCTAATCTGGGCTTAACCGATGATATCCCGGAATTTGATCTATATAATAATTCCAAGCGAATATATACCCACGCTAGGTTACTACCTACCACCAAGATCTCTGGCACTGTTCTTAACAAAGCCGTAATTGCCGATGGTTGTTTGATAAATGCTGCCAAAATAGAGCGATCCGTAATTGGAATTCGTTCCAGAATTGGTAGTGGAACTCAAGTAAGCAATACCTATATGATGGGATGTGATAGTTACCAAACTTTAAAGGAACTGAGTGAGAGGGACACTAAGATCCCAATGGGAATTGGAGAAAACTGTAGTATCAACAATGCTATTTTAGATAAGAACTGTTGTATTGGTAATAATGTAAAGATAAATGGTAATGTGCAATTGGAAGAAAAGGAAACAGAGACCTACTATATAAAAGAAGGAATTGTGGTTATAAAAAAAGGAGCCGTCATTCCAGATGACTATGAGATTTAA